The Terriglobales bacterium region GACGACTTTACCGCTCCGAAGACAGGCGGTGCACACCCGCAGCCGCTTGGTGGCTTTGTTCACCCGCGCCCGCACCGGCCGCAGGTTCACGTTCCAGCGCCGCTTGGTGACATTGTGCGCGTGGCTGATGTTGTTGCCGAAGCGCGGCCCCTTGCCGCACACATCACAGACTCGTGCCATGACTTCTCCAGATAGCTCCAGAACTGCTAGGCTAAACCTCGATTTTACAGGATGCTTCGGTTCTTCGGCAAATCGAGGCGTCTTGCGGGCGTCTGAGCCCGCAGCCGAAATCCTGAGCGCGCCAGCGCGAAGGATCTCTCACCCAAAGTAGCCCGCGCGCCTCGCGCGGGCCGGGTGCCCCACCCAAGCCCGGGTTTGGCTTGGGTGGGTGAAACGCTGGCTATAATCGTCCGATCATGGCCACGAGCTCCAAATCCGCCGATGTCAGCTCCAAGTACGAGCCCGTCATCGGCCTCGAGGTCCACGTCCAGCTCCTCACGAAATCGAAAATCTTCTGCGGCTGCTCCACCCGCTTCGGCGACCCGCCCAACACCAACGTCTGCCCGGTCTGTCTCGGGCTCCCCGGCGCCCTGCCGGTGCTCAACCGCCAGGCGGTCGAGTTCGCGGTGCTGGCCGCCACGGCCCTGAACTGCCAGGTCCGCGAGACCTCCATCTTCGCCCGCAAGAATTACTTCTATCCCGACCTGCCCAAGGGCTACCAGATCTCGCAGTACGACAAGCCGCTCGCCGAGCACGGCTTCATCCAGCTCGCCGGAGGAAAGCAGATCGGCATCACCCGCCTGCATCTGGAAGAGGACGCCGGCAAGAGCCTGCACGACGGCCTGCCCGACTCCGCCGACCGCACCTCCATCGACCTGAACCGCACCGGCGTGCCCCTCATCGAGATCGTCAGCGAGCCCGACCTCTCCTCCCCCGACGAAGCCCACGAATACCTCACCCGGCTGAAGGAGATCATCCTGTTCACCGGGGTCAGCGACTGCAACATGGAGGAGGGCTCGCTGCGTTGCGACGCCAACGTCAGCGTCCGCCCCCGCGGCCAGAAGGAGTTCGGCACCAAGACTGAGGTCAAGAACGTCAACTCCTTCCGCTTCATCCGCGAGGCCCTGCAATACGAGATCGAGCGCCAGGTCGAGGTGCTCTCGTCCGGCGGCAAG contains the following coding sequences:
- the gatB gene encoding Asp-tRNA(Asn)/Glu-tRNA(Gln) amidotransferase subunit GatB; the encoded protein is MATSSKSADVSSKYEPVIGLEVHVQLLTKSKIFCGCSTRFGDPPNTNVCPVCLGLPGALPVLNRQAVEFAVLAATALNCQVRETSIFARKNYFYPDLPKGYQISQYDKPLAEHGFIQLAGGKQIGITRLHLEEDAGKSLHDGLPDSADRTSIDLNRTGVPLIEIVSEPDLSSPDEAHEYLTRLKEIILFTGVSDCNMEEGSLRCDANVSVRPRGQKEFGTKTEVKNVNSFRFIREALQYEIERQVEVLSSGGKIVQETRLYNPAEGRTYSMRSKEEAHDYRYFPEPDLLPLVVDAAWQRKVRDSMPELPEARRKRLVADYGITDYDAGVLTASRTLADQFEEAAKSSKSPKRVANLVQSELMGRLKAKGLEIEHSPISMKGVAMSADLTESGAISSKILKDLYDQAFEQGVDFPVIYEKEKPQQITDTAALEKMIDEVIAANPRQVEQYRGGKTTILGFFVGQVMKASRGQANPALVNELLQKKLQ
- the rpmB gene encoding 50S ribosomal protein L28 codes for the protein MARVCDVCGKGPRFGNNISHAHNVTKRRWNVNLRPVRARVNKATKRLRVCTACLRSGKVVKA